From Rhodanobacteraceae bacterium, the proteins below share one genomic window:
- a CDS encoding Ubiquinol-cytochrome C reductase, cytochrome B subunit: MGAFTQWFAERAPGLGASYKKHMTEYYAPKNFNVMYYFGSLALLVLVNQIVTGIFLTMFYTPTAAGAFDSVQYIMRDVHWGWLVRYMHETGASMFFIVVYLHMFRGLMYGSFKKPRELVWLLGMLIFLALMAEAFMGYVLPWGNMSFWGAKVIITLFSAVPVIGEQLVTWIMGSFVPSDPTLNRFFALHVVALPLVLLLLVVLHLGALHEVGSNNPDGVEIKKHKGPNGHPLDGIPFHPYYTLKDLVGVGVFLIICAIIIFFEPTVGGFFLEHDNSIPANDLVTPATIKPVWYFSPFYAILRMIPSKGFGVLVMALSIIALFLVPWLDRGKVKSVRYRGVGYKVALTIFAIVFVLLACIGADLTPGWIVSIFGPNADITTIENLFGRTLVVLYFGFFVFLWAYTFFGWEKTKPVPERVTTHA; the protein is encoded by the coding sequence ATGGGCGCGTTCACGCAATGGTTCGCCGAGCGCGCACCGGGCCTGGGTGCGAGCTACAAGAAGCACATGACGGAGTATTACGCGCCGAAGAACTTCAACGTCATGTACTACTTCGGTTCGCTGGCGCTGCTGGTGCTGGTGAACCAGATCGTCACCGGCATCTTCCTGACGATGTTCTACACGCCCACCGCGGCGGGCGCGTTCGATTCCGTGCAGTACATCATGCGCGACGTGCATTGGGGCTGGCTGGTGCGCTACATGCACGAGACCGGCGCCTCGATGTTCTTCATCGTGGTCTACCTGCACATGTTCCGCGGGCTGATGTACGGCTCGTTCAAGAAGCCGCGCGAACTGGTGTGGCTGCTCGGCATGTTGATCTTCCTTGCGCTGATGGCCGAAGCTTTCATGGGCTACGTGCTGCCGTGGGGCAACATGTCGTTCTGGGGCGCCAAGGTGATCATCACGCTGTTCTCGGCGGTGCCGGTGATCGGCGAGCAGCTGGTCACCTGGATCATGGGCAGCTTCGTGCCGTCCGATCCGACCTTGAATCGCTTCTTCGCGCTGCACGTGGTGGCGCTGCCGCTGGTGCTGCTGCTGCTGGTGGTGCTGCACCTGGGCGCGCTGCATGAAGTCGGCTCCAACAATCCCGATGGCGTCGAGATCAAGAAGCACAAGGGTCCGAACGGACATCCGCTGGACGGCATTCCGTTCCACCCGTACTACACGCTGAAGGACCTGGTCGGCGTGGGCGTGTTCCTGATCATCTGCGCGATCATCATCTTCTTCGAGCCGACCGTGGGCGGGTTCTTCCTCGAACACGACAACTCGATCCCGGCGAACGACCTTGTGACGCCGGCGACGATCAAGCCGGTGTGGTACTTCTCGCCGTTCTACGCGATCCTGCGGATGATCCCGAGCAAGGGCTTCGGCGTGCTCGTGATGGCCTTGTCGATCATTGCCCTGTTCCTGGTGCCGTGGCTGGACCGCGGCAAGGTCAAGTCGGTCCGCTATCGCGGCGTCGGCTACAAGGTGGCGTTGACGATCTTCGCGATCGTGTTCGTGCTGCTGGCCTGCATCGGCGCCGACCTCACGCCGGGCTGGATCGTTTCGATCTTCGGCCCGAACGCCGACATCACCACCATCGAGAACCTGTTCGGCCGCACGCTGGTGGTGCTGTATTTCGGATTCTTCGTGTTCCTGTGGGCCTACACGTTCTTCGGGTGGGAGAAAACCAAGCCGGTTCCGGAAAGGGTGACCACGCATGCATAA
- a CDS encoding Outer membrane stress sensor protease DegS, giving the protein MRHKLRPFLFVLQFVVAGLAAAFLISLAWPGAGVHLRDGLRGSSSATVTQPASVELHAASRHGPASYADAVARAAPAVVNIYADKTVTERQIQIFPDPLLGGVAGPALKRREQSLGSGVIFTPDGYVLTNNHVISGADDIQVMLHDGRVAHAKVIGNDPDTDLAVLKIDAGTLPTIQVDPDAPRVGDVVLAIGNPFGIGQTVTMGIVSALQRQLSLSPYEDFIQTDAAINSGNSGGALVNAEGQLVGINTAMLDRDVGAQGIGFAIPVRTAKRVLDQIVEHGHVVRGWLGVEVGNVTVSADSGLPAAARGATVLDVYPGGPAAQAGLLPGDILLKFGTQPITDPFDFRTREANMKPGDKVEVFGLRAGMPFHTDVVLTQRPSFRQLGASG; this is encoded by the coding sequence ATGCGGCACAAGCTCAGACCTTTTCTCTTCGTCCTGCAATTCGTGGTGGCGGGACTGGCCGCGGCGTTCCTGATCAGCCTGGCGTGGCCCGGAGCCGGCGTGCACCTGCGCGATGGCCTGCGCGGATCGTCCAGCGCCACGGTCACGCAACCGGCGTCGGTCGAATTGCACGCAGCATCCCGACACGGGCCGGCTTCGTATGCGGATGCTGTCGCGCGCGCCGCGCCGGCCGTCGTCAACATCTACGCCGACAAGACCGTCACCGAACGCCAGATCCAGATCTTCCCCGATCCGTTGCTTGGCGGCGTCGCCGGACCGGCGTTGAAACGTCGTGAGCAGAGCCTCGGCTCCGGCGTGATCTTCACGCCCGATGGATATGTATTGACCAACAACCATGTGATCTCGGGTGCCGACGACATCCAGGTGATGCTGCACGACGGACGCGTCGCGCACGCCAAGGTGATCGGCAACGATCCCGATACCGACCTCGCCGTGCTCAAGATCGATGCCGGCACCCTGCCCACGATCCAGGTCGATCCCGACGCGCCGCGGGTCGGCGACGTGGTGCTGGCGATCGGCAATCCGTTCGGCATTGGCCAGACCGTGACGATGGGCATCGTCAGCGCGCTGCAACGCCAGTTGAGTCTGTCGCCGTACGAGGATTTCATCCAGACCGACGCGGCGATCAACTCCGGCAATTCCGGCGGCGCGCTGGTCAACGCCGAAGGCCAGCTTGTCGGCATCAACACCGCGATGCTGGATCGAGACGTCGGCGCGCAAGGCATCGGCTTCGCGATTCCCGTGCGCACCGCGAAGCGCGTGCTCGACCAGATCGTCGAACACGGCCACGTGGTGCGCGGCTGGCTGGGCGTGGAAGTCGGCAACGTGACCGTGTCGGCCGATTCGGGCCTGCCGGCGGCGGCGCGCGGCGCGACGGTGCTGGACGTCTATCCCGGCGGACCCGCGGCCCAGGCGGGGCTATTGCCCGGCGACATTTTATTGAAGTTCGGCACGCAACCGATCACCGATCCGTTCGATTTCCGCACGCGCGAAGCGAACATGAAACCCGGCGACAAGGTGGAAGTGTTCGGCCTGCGCGCGGGCATGCCGTTCCACACCGACGTGGTGCTGACGCAACGCCCGAGTTTTCGGCAGTTGGGCGCAAGCGGCTGA
- a CDS encoding UPF0337 protein YjbJ, with translation MNDDKIKGQWKQLQGKLKAQWGKLTDDDLKVADGNVEYLAGKLQERYGIARDEARKQVDDFSRRL, from the coding sequence ATGAACGACGACAAGATCAAGGGACAGTGGAAGCAGCTCCAGGGCAAGCTGAAAGCCCAGTGGGGCAAATTGACCGACGACGACCTCAAGGTCGCGGACGGCAACGTCGAGTACCTGGCCGGCAAGCTCCAGGAACGCTACGGCATTGCGCGTGACGAAGCGCGCAAGCAGGTCGACGATTTCAGCAGGAGGCTGTGA
- a CDS encoding Aspartate racemase produces MGKAVKKIGILGGIGWPSTIEYYAGLCTLAESRNSVSGRRAEMPEIAIESLDLSKAERLVGSDDDEESWLAFDAYHRSALQRLERSGADLAIIACNTAHHRLRQVERGLGIPVLGIVDAAADACAAHRVEDVLILGTRTVMASAVFRDVFRRRGIRARVPQDECHQRTVLAAIDALSRGRDGGASENLERVIREAADESTAVYLGCTELPLAFPAHKHEGLFEFDGVRCINSTALHIRAAFEFAVA; encoded by the coding sequence ATGGGCAAAGCGGTGAAGAAGATCGGCATCCTCGGCGGCATCGGCTGGCCCTCCACGATCGAGTACTACGCAGGTTTGTGCACGCTTGCGGAATCGCGCAACTCAGTATCGGGGCGCCGCGCGGAAATGCCGGAGATCGCGATCGAATCGCTGGACCTGTCGAAAGCGGAAAGGCTGGTCGGCAGCGATGACGACGAGGAATCGTGGCTCGCCTTCGACGCCTACCACCGCTCCGCGTTGCAACGGCTGGAACGCAGCGGCGCGGACCTCGCGATCATCGCCTGCAACACCGCGCATCATCGCCTGCGGCAGGTCGAGCGTGGCCTCGGGATCCCCGTCCTCGGCATCGTGGACGCGGCAGCCGACGCCTGCGCGGCGCACCGCGTGGAGGACGTGCTGATCCTCGGCACACGCACCGTGATGGCATCCGCGGTATTTCGCGACGTGTTCCGCCGGCGCGGCATTCGCGCGCGGGTTCCGCAGGACGAATGCCACCAACGAACCGTGTTGGCCGCCATCGACGCGCTTTCGCGCGGGCGCGACGGAGGCGCGTCCGAAAATCTCGAACGCGTCATCCGGGAAGCAGCAGACGAGTCGACCGCGGTCTATCTCGGCTGCACCGAACTGCCATTGGCTTTCCCGGCGCACAAGCACGAAGGCTTGTTCGAGTTCGACGGCGTTCGCTGCATCAATTCCACCGCGCTGCACATCCGCGCGGCCTTCGAATTCGCGGTCGCATGA
- a CDS encoding Stringent starvation protein B gives MTSNRPYLLRAVHEWICDNGLTPHIVVDAAKPGVQVPPQAVSEGRVVLNLAPRAVAHLEIGNDAITFMARFGGVSQAVNVPVAAVQAIYARENGQGMLLAEDAPGVAPAIEPSGDARSTKPSAPSLQAVPKAVQESPAADDAGESPPPSGDGPDKPRPKGKPTLHVVK, from the coding sequence ATGACTTCCAACCGTCCGTACCTGCTGCGGGCGGTGCACGAGTGGATCTGCGACAACGGCCTCACGCCGCACATCGTGGTCGATGCGGCCAAGCCCGGCGTGCAGGTGCCGCCGCAGGCGGTCAGCGAAGGCCGGGTAGTGTTGAACCTCGCGCCGCGCGCCGTCGCGCATCTCGAAATCGGCAACGACGCGATCACCTTCATGGCGCGTTTCGGCGGCGTCAGCCAAGCCGTCAACGTTCCCGTTGCCGCGGTGCAGGCGATCTACGCGCGCGAGAACGGGCAGGGCATGCTGCTGGCGGAAGACGCGCCGGGCGTCGCGCCCGCGATCGAACCATCCGGCGATGCGCGATCCACAAAACCTTCCGCGCCTTCCTTGCAAGCCGTGCCCAAGGCGGTCCAGGAATCGCCGGCCGCGGACGATGCGGGCGAATCGCCGCCGCCTTCCGGAGACGGTCCGGACAAGCCGCGGCCCAAGGGCAAACCCACGCTGCATGTGGTGAAGTGA
- a CDS encoding Glutaminyl-tRNA synthetase — protein MADENAPVVTHFIRQIVLADREAGRLGAGPRTRFPPEPNGHLHIGHAKAICLDFGIAREFGGTCNLRLDDTNPGKEDPAFVEGIKDSVRWLGFEWNELRHASDYFEVLYRAALKLIESGKAYVDDLDADEVREYRGTLTEPGRDSPYRNRPVEENLDLFKRMRAGEFADGSRTLRAKIDMASGNINLRDPALYRIRKVAHQNTGDAWPIYPMYDFAHALSDALEGITHSFCTLEFEDHRPLYDWCVDNVDLPGHPELWQSLVAKGLPTDPSKPRQIEFARGNLSYTVMSKRKLLQLVNEGRVDGWDDPRMPTLAGVRRRGFTAAAIRRFWERAGVSKQNSVIDYGVLENAVREDLDARAPRRMAVLDPLKLVITNLPDDHAETLAFPNHPKDESFGTREVPFAREVWIERDDFAEVPPKGFKRLVPGGEVRLRGVGIVRCDEVIKNASGHVTGLRGTLDPESRHGMPGADRKVKGTIHWVSAQHAIEAEVRLYDRLFDAADPEDERDGKTWLDHLNPDSRRSVRGWLEASLRDAEPEHVFQFERVGYFVADRHDHSRERPVFNRTVTLRDSWAQGAH, from the coding sequence ATGGCGGACGAAAACGCCCCCGTCGTCACCCACTTCATCCGCCAGATCGTGCTGGCCGACCGCGAGGCCGGGCGGCTGGGCGCGGGGCCGAGGACGCGTTTTCCACCGGAGCCGAATGGCCACCTGCACATCGGCCACGCCAAGGCGATCTGCCTGGACTTCGGCATCGCGCGCGAATTCGGCGGCACCTGCAACCTGCGGCTCGACGACACCAATCCCGGCAAGGAAGACCCGGCGTTCGTCGAAGGCATCAAGGATTCGGTGCGTTGGCTCGGATTCGAATGGAACGAGCTGCGCCACGCCTCGGATTATTTCGAGGTGCTTTATCGCGCCGCCCTGAAATTGATCGAGAGCGGCAAGGCCTACGTCGATGACCTGGACGCCGACGAGGTGCGCGAATATCGCGGCACGCTCACCGAGCCCGGCCGCGATTCCCCGTACCGCAATCGCCCGGTCGAGGAAAATCTCGACCTCTTCAAACGCATGCGCGCCGGCGAATTCGCCGACGGCTCGCGCACGCTGCGCGCGAAGATCGACATGGCTTCGGGCAACATCAACCTGCGCGATCCCGCGCTGTACCGCATCCGCAAGGTCGCGCACCAGAACACCGGCGATGCCTGGCCGATCTATCCGATGTACGACTTCGCGCATGCGCTGTCGGACGCGCTGGAAGGCATCACGCATTCGTTCTGCACGCTGGAGTTCGAAGACCATCGGCCGCTTTACGACTGGTGCGTGGACAACGTCGATCTGCCCGGCCATCCGGAACTGTGGCAGTCCCTGGTGGCGAAAGGTTTGCCGACCGATCCCTCGAAACCTCGCCAGATCGAATTCGCGCGCGGCAATCTTTCCTACACTGTGATGAGCAAGCGCAAGCTGCTGCAGCTCGTCAACGAAGGCCGCGTGGACGGCTGGGACGATCCGCGCATGCCGACGCTGGCGGGCGTGCGCCGGCGCGGCTTCACCGCCGCCGCGATTCGCCGGTTCTGGGAACGCGCGGGCGTGTCGAAACAGAACAGCGTGATCGATTACGGCGTGCTGGAGAACGCCGTGCGCGAGGATCTGGATGCGCGCGCGCCGCGCCGGATGGCGGTGCTCGATCCCCTGAAGCTGGTGATCACGAACCTGCCCGACGACCACGCGGAAACGCTCGCGTTTCCCAATCATCCGAAAGACGAATCGTTCGGCACGCGCGAGGTGCCGTTTGCGCGCGAGGTTTGGATCGAACGCGACGACTTCGCGGAAGTGCCGCCCAAGGGTTTCAAGCGGCTCGTGCCCGGCGGCGAAGTGCGCCTGCGCGGCGTCGGCATCGTGCGCTGCGATGAGGTGATCAAGAATGCGTCCGGCCATGTGACCGGACTGCGCGGCACGCTCGATCCTGAATCGCGCCACGGCATGCCGGGTGCCGACCGCAAGGTGAAGGGCACGATCCACTGGGTCAGCGCGCAGCATGCGATCGAAGCCGAGGTGCGTTTGTACGATCGTCTGTTCGACGCCGCCGATCCCGAAGACGAGCGCGACGGCAAGACCTGGCTGGATCATCTGAATCCCGACTCGCGCCGCAGCGTGCGTGGTTGGCTGGAAGCGTCGCTGCGTGACGCCGAACCGGAACACGTCTTCCAGTTCGAACGCGTCGGCTATTTCGTGGCCGACCGCCACGACCACTCGCGCGAGCGGCCGGTCTTCAACCGCACCGTTACCTTGCGCGATTCCTGGGCACAGGGCGCGCACTGA
- a CDS encoding Putative osmotically inducible protein Y, which produces MFIGLQKQAERARSRSPEFLHRGHWSVIFPLLRSTGIVTDASTQQEITMKHSRIVPVVALAAALGFGMSATTAFAAQDAAPTGDHSSSTGQAVSDAWITTKVKSELATTKGVKSMDVTVKTVDGVVTLVGVLPTELAVKKAVAAAKSVKGVKDVDASGLKVK; this is translated from the coding sequence GTGTTCATTGGCCTGCAAAAGCAAGCTGAACGCGCGCGTTCCCGTTCACCGGAATTTTTACATCGCGGTCATTGGTCGGTCATTTTCCCGTTGCTACGTTCAACCGGCATCGTCACGGATGCTTCGACGCAACAGGAGATCACGATGAAACATTCGCGCATTGTTCCCGTCGTCGCCCTCGCCGCAGCGCTTGGGTTCGGAATGTCCGCCACGACGGCCTTCGCCGCACAGGACGCGGCGCCGACCGGCGACCACTCGTCCAGCACCGGCCAGGCCGTCAGCGACGCCTGGATCACCACCAAGGTGAAGAGCGAGCTCGCCACCACCAAGGGCGTCAAGAGCATGGATGTCACCGTCAAGACGGTGGACGGCGTCGTCACCCTCGTCGGCGTGCTGCCGACGGAACTGGCGGTAAAGAAAGCCGTCGCCGCGGCGAAAAGCGTCAAGGGCGTCAAGGATGTCGACGCTTCCGGTCTCAAGGTGAAGTGA
- a CDS encoding Transcriptional regulator, ArsR family codes for MDAESDDAPIAGIAAAIAEPARARMLCRLLDGHARTSTELATVAGVSASTASVHLAKLAERRLVKVLPQGRHRYYSLHDAHVAAALEALTVVAGEPLARFVPGTPERLRVARTCYDHMAGTLAVRLHDSLFALRWLARGADDYNVTRAGVEGLQDLGVDVAAARASRRRFACACLDWSERRPHLAGALGAGVLQAALDRKWIVRGLDSRALQVTRAGHRAFRERFGIEL; via the coding sequence ATGGATGCGGAAAGCGACGACGCCCCCATCGCCGGAATCGCGGCCGCGATCGCGGAGCCGGCGCGCGCGCGCATGCTGTGCCGCCTGCTGGATGGACACGCGCGCACCAGCACCGAACTCGCGACCGTCGCGGGCGTGAGCGCTTCCACGGCCAGCGTGCATCTCGCGAAGTTGGCGGAGCGCCGCCTGGTCAAGGTGTTGCCGCAGGGACGCCATCGCTACTACAGCCTGCACGACGCGCACGTCGCCGCCGCGCTGGAAGCGTTGACGGTGGTGGCGGGCGAACCGCTGGCGCGCTTCGTGCCCGGCACGCCCGAGCGCCTGCGCGTGGCGCGCACCTGCTACGACCACATGGCGGGCACGCTGGCGGTGCGCCTGCACGACAGCTTGTTCGCGCTGCGCTGGCTTGCGCGCGGCGCAGACGATTACAACGTCACACGCGCCGGCGTGGAAGGCTTGCAGGATCTGGGCGTCGATGTCGCGGCGGCGCGCGCGTCGCGGCGGCGCTTCGCCTGCGCCTGCCTCGACTGGAGCGAACGGCGGCCGCACCTCGCCGGCGCGCTGGGCGCCGGCGTGCTGCAAGCGGCATTGGATCGAAAGTGGATCGTGCGCGGCCTGGACAGTCGCGCCCTGCAAGTGACCCGCGCGGGACACCGTGCCTTCCGTGAGCGATTCGGCATCGAACTCTGA
- a CDS encoding Stringent starvation protein A: MIQTAHTTRTVLTLFTAPDDVQSHRVRLVLAAKGVVYDRVEVPPGKPHDELLSINPYGDTPTLQDRDMVLYEPDVVCEYIDERYPHPPLMPVDPLSRARLRLACVRIERDWVPEVANIRAGGRAAETARKRLRDHLMSALPLFKAAKFFLNPEISLADCLVAPVVWRLPSLGVQLPKEAKPIVDYGERLFRSQGFARSLTADERLLGEL, from the coding sequence ATGATCCAAACCGCACACACCACCCGCACCGTGCTGACCCTGTTCACCGCGCCCGACGACGTGCAGTCGCACCGCGTGAGGCTGGTGCTGGCCGCCAAGGGCGTGGTCTACGACCGCGTCGAAGTGCCGCCCGGCAAGCCGCACGACGAATTGCTGTCGATCAATCCGTACGGCGACACGCCGACCCTGCAGGACCGCGACATGGTCCTGTACGAACCGGACGTCGTGTGCGAATACATCGACGAGCGCTATCCGCATCCGCCGCTGATGCCGGTCGATCCGCTGTCGCGCGCGCGCCTGCGCTTGGCCTGCGTGCGCATCGAGCGCGACTGGGTGCCGGAAGTCGCCAACATCCGCGCCGGCGGCCGCGCCGCCGAGACCGCGCGCAAGCGCCTGCGCGATCACCTGATGAGCGCTCTGCCGCTGTTCAAGGCCGCGAAGTTCTTCCTCAATCCCGAAATCAGCCTCGCCGACTGCCTGGTCGCACCGGTGGTGTGGCGCCTGCCTTCGCTGGGCGTGCAGTTGCCCAAGGAAGCCAAGCCGATCGTCGATTACGGCGAACGCCTGTTCCGCAGCCAGGGTTTCGCGCGCAGCCTCACCGCCGACGAGCGCCTGCTGGGCGAGTTGTGA
- a CDS encoding Ubiquinol-cytochrome C reductase, cytochrome C1 subunit gives MHKSIRRTAARTLPALLLAFAVALLASPAAFAEEGGYPNANINVHDQASLQRGARLFMNYCVGCHSLKYMRYSQMADGLGLTEKQVMDNLDFTGAKFGEPIVSAMPEADAEKWFGKVPPDLSLEVSAKGADWVSAYLKSFYLDPSTNSGWNNTVFPNVAMPFPLWQLQGEQVAVMNPAEGGNPATVKELKLAHPGSMTPEQYDQAVRDLTAFLAWVSTPDEAVRSHIGAWVVLYLVLFTLFALVLKKEYWKDVH, from the coding sequence ATGCATAAGTCCATTCGGCGCACCGCCGCGCGTACCCTCCCGGCCCTGCTGCTCGCGTTCGCGGTGGCGCTGCTGGCATCGCCGGCCGCGTTCGCGGAAGAGGGCGGCTATCCCAACGCCAACATCAACGTGCACGACCAGGCGTCTCTGCAACGCGGTGCGCGCCTGTTCATGAACTACTGCGTGGGCTGCCATTCGCTGAAGTACATGCGCTATTCGCAGATGGCGGACGGGCTGGGCCTCACCGAAAAGCAGGTGATGGACAACCTCGATTTCACAGGCGCCAAGTTCGGCGAGCCGATCGTTTCGGCGATGCCCGAGGCGGACGCCGAGAAGTGGTTCGGCAAGGTGCCGCCGGACCTGTCGCTGGAAGTCAGTGCCAAGGGCGCCGACTGGGTGTCGGCGTATCTGAAATCGTTCTACCTCGATCCTTCGACCAACAGCGGCTGGAACAACACCGTGTTCCCGAACGTCGCGATGCCGTTCCCGCTGTGGCAACTGCAGGGCGAGCAGGTGGCGGTGATGAACCCCGCCGAGGGCGGCAACCCGGCCACGGTGAAGGAACTGAAGCTGGCGCATCCGGGCAGCATGACCCCCGAGCAATACGACCAGGCCGTACGCGACCTGACCGCGTTCCTGGCCTGGGTGTCCACGCCGGACGAGGCGGTACGCAGCCATATTGGTGCGTGGGTGGTGCTGTATCTGGTACTTTTTACCCTGTTCGCGCTGGTGCTGAAAAAAGAGTATTGGAAGGACGTGCATTGA
- a CDS encoding Adenine phosphoribosyltransferase, giving the protein MAAPPEIDAALRARLAAHVRDVPDFPKPGVLFKDITPLLADARAFRDCVDALASPWRTQRIDAVCGIEARGFIFGAALARALETGFVPLRKPGKLPAATLAADFELEYGQARLEVHADALAPGARVLLIDDVLATGGTLTAARQLIAQLGADIAGAAVLIELSFLHGRARWPADVPLHALLRY; this is encoded by the coding sequence GTGGCCGCTCCCCCGGAGATCGACGCCGCGCTGCGCGCGCGGCTGGCCGCGCACGTCCGCGACGTGCCGGATTTCCCGAAGCCGGGCGTGTTGTTCAAGGACATCACGCCACTGCTGGCCGACGCGCGGGCGTTCCGCGATTGCGTGGATGCGCTGGCGTCGCCGTGGCGGACGCAACGGATCGATGCGGTCTGCGGCATCGAGGCGCGCGGCTTCATCTTCGGCGCCGCCCTGGCGCGCGCGCTGGAGACCGGTTTCGTGCCTCTGCGCAAACCCGGCAAGCTGCCGGCCGCGACCCTGGCCGCCGATTTCGAACTGGAGTACGGACAGGCGCGGCTGGAAGTGCACGCCGACGCGCTCGCGCCCGGCGCGCGCGTGTTGCTCATCGATGACGTGCTGGCCACCGGTGGCACGCTCACCGCGGCCAGGCAGTTGATCGCGCAGCTCGGCGCCGACATCGCGGGCGCCGCGGTGTTGATCGAGCTTTCATTCCTGCACGGACGCGCGCGCTGGCCTGCGGACGTGCCGCTGCACGCGTTGCTGCGCTATTGA
- a CDS encoding Ubiquinol-cytochrome C reductase iron-sulfur subunit — protein sequence MADESINKGRRRFLTASTAVIGGAGLIITAIPFVETWLPSARAESAGAPVTVAIGKIEPGQMVRYGWRSQPVFVVNRTPEQLQWLPKQDSRLRDPESKESDQPKYCQNATRSIKPEWMVLIGICTHLGCVPDYKGEVKPEPFDPNWKGGFYCPCHHSRYDLAARVYQGVPAPLNMVVPPYHFVDDTHIQIGVDPKGAA from the coding sequence ATGGCGGACGAAAGCATCAACAAGGGCCGACGCAGGTTTTTGACGGCGTCCACCGCCGTGATCGGCGGCGCCGGTTTGATCATCACGGCGATCCCGTTCGTCGAGACCTGGCTGCCCAGCGCGCGCGCCGAATCGGCCGGCGCACCGGTGACGGTCGCGATCGGCAAGATCGAACCCGGCCAGATGGTGCGCTATGGCTGGCGCAGCCAGCCGGTGTTCGTGGTCAACCGCACGCCCGAACAATTGCAATGGTTGCCGAAACAGGACTCGCGCCTGCGCGATCCGGAATCGAAGGAATCCGACCAGCCGAAGTATTGCCAGAACGCCACGCGTTCGATCAAGCCGGAATGGATGGTGCTGATCGGCATCTGCACGCATCTCGGCTGCGTGCCGGATTACAAGGGCGAGGTGAAGCCCGAGCCGTTCGATCCGAACTGGAAGGGTGGTTTCTATTGCCCGTGCCACCATTCGCGCTACGACCTCGCGGCACGCGTGTACCAGGGCGTGCCCGCGCCGCTCAACATGGTGGTGCCGCCGTACCACTTCGTCGATGACACCCACATCCAGATCGGCGTCGATCCGAAAGGAGCCGCGTAA
- a CDS encoding NIPSNAP family protein: MKSTTGIDNPDRRTFLRQGAALGAGAATWRLGLLAGPHALLDPSDPRRTAMKIVCIIRYEIDPFQRDAFKTYAENWGKVIPRCGGYLIGYFLPWQGTNYVGWGLIGFDSLAAYETYQARLREDADGRRNLAFAQEKRFILKEERNFVEVVDGTFNVAAMT; the protein is encoded by the coding sequence ATGAAGTCCACGACCGGCATCGACAACCCCGACCGCCGCACCTTCCTGCGGCAAGGCGCCGCGCTGGGTGCCGGCGCCGCGACGTGGCGCCTCGGGCTGCTGGCCGGCCCGCATGCACTGCTGGATCCTTCCGACCCGCGGAGAACCGCCATGAAGATCGTCTGCATCATCCGTTATGAAATCGACCCGTTCCAGCGCGACGCCTTCAAGACCTACGCCGAGAACTGGGGCAAGGTGATCCCGCGCTGCGGCGGATACCTGATCGGCTATTTCCTGCCGTGGCAAGGCACCAACTACGTGGGCTGGGGGCTGATCGGATTCGACAGCCTCGCCGCGTACGAGACTTACCAGGCGCGCCTGCGCGAGGATGCCGATGGCCGCAGGAACCTCGCGTTCGCGCAGGAGAAGCGTTTTATCCTGAAGGAAGAACGCAACTTCGTCGAGGTCGTCGACGGCACCTTCAACGTGGCTGCCATGACCTGA